A stretch of the Mustela nigripes isolate SB6536 chromosome X, MUSNIG.SB6536, whole genome shotgun sequence genome encodes the following:
- the LOC132007356 gene encoding small integral membrane protein 10-like protein 2A isoform X2, whose protein sequence is MAASAALSAAAAAAALSGLAVRLSRSAAARGSYGAFCKGLTRTLITFFDLAWRLRMNFPYFYVVASVMLNVRLQVRIE, encoded by the coding sequence ATGGCGGCGTCGGCGGCTCtgtcggcggcggcggcggcggcggccctgTCGGGCCTGGCGGTGCGGCTGTCGCGCTCGGCGGCGGCCCGCGGCTCGTACGGCGCCTTCTGCAAGGGGCTGACGCGCACGCTGATCACCTTCTTCGACCTGGCCTGGCGGCTGCGCATGAACTTCCCCTACTTCTACGTGGTGGCCTCGGTGATGCTCAACGTCCGCCTGCAGGTGCGGATCGAGTGA
- the LOC132007356 gene encoding small integral membrane protein 10-like protein 2A isoform X1 — MAASAALSAAAAAAALSGLAVRLSRSAAARGSYGAFCKGLTRTLITFFDLAWRLRMNFPYFYVVASVMLNVRLQEPVFVGGDPPLPWPCRETAIPAQRRPLGPVLPGELLGKGPSPGGEKGPSRQRHRLLG; from the exons ATGGCGGCGTCGGCGGCTCtgtcggcggcggcggcggcggcggccctgTCGGGCCTGGCGGTGCGGCTGTCGCGCTCGGCGGCGGCCCGCGGCTCGTACGGCGCCTTCTGCAAGGGGCTGACGCGCACGCTGATCACCTTCTTCGACCTGGCCTGGCGGCTGCGCATGAACTTCCCCTACTTCTACGTGGTGGCCTCGGTGATGCTCAACGTCCGCCTGCAG gAACCAGTGTTTGTAGGTGGTGACCCACCCCTTCCGTGGCCTTGTCGAGAGACTGCAATCCCTGCCCAGAGGCGGCCCCTGGGCCCAGTGCTGCCTGGGGAGCTGCTGGGCAAAGGGCCTAGCCCGGGAGGAGAGAAAGGACCTTCCAGGCAGAGGCACCGGCTGCTGGGGTAG